The Centroberyx gerrardi isolate f3 chromosome 12, fCenGer3.hap1.cur.20231027, whole genome shotgun sequence genome has a window encoding:
- the prf1.8 gene encoding perforin-1: MARLWQLLLLCWAWPPPCLPSSETEEESESLIGDQQECERADFVPGHNLGGEGFDIVTMQRKGAYVIDTEKWDRGNGTCTLHRNSYMKGEKQKVPVAAVDWRALPSCSMKVSGTAYDSSESLINDSTSAVTNNWKIGLDIPVNPQVTVGVAFGGSHSRAATYAMKKSKEDLYTFLRHAVHCDFYTYRLATNPPLNREFLEAVKSLPSDYSDKTMQKYSHLIDTYGTHYITQVFLGGQMKAITSVKTCQATMNQLTETEIKDCLEVEASGAYADSIRVRMMFAHCQEKKKKMGSGQSFRSMFNDRTTEVIGGNINGADLLFEGKSNPYAYSSWLDSLKITPDVVRYTLKPLHIILKTDHPARAGLKKAVETYIKKNALKIKCSEPCKIGHRSSVRDRCACVCNSNQNVKSNCCPAGKGLATLEVFDLSAEGLYGDFWTKTDGSVLVSYGNQKKRTAIITNNNNPKWSERFEFGPITINMATTLMFVVYDEDKYWNSDLLGECSFDLHSGEVRDSCMFKHGTLFFSYKVTCAPSLGGAQCGDYIPSPMSPSLAEVFYTRNGVLAGGSRLQRANSTSQSG, encoded by the exons ATGGCGAGGCTGTGGCAGCTCCTGCTCCTGTGCTGGGCCTGGCCTCCTCCGTGTCTGCCATCGAGCGAGACGGAAGAAGAAAGCGAAAGCCTCATCGGCGACCAGCAGGAGTGCGAGCGCGCCGACTTCGTCCCCGGTCACAACCTGGGAGGAGAAGGCTTCGACATCGTCACCATGCAGCGGAAAGGCGCCTACGTCATCGACACTGAGAAATGGGACCGCGGCAACGGCACCTGCACGCTGCACAGGAACTCCTACATGAAGGGGGAGAAGCAGAAGGTGCCGGTGGCGGCGGTGGACTGGAGAGCCCTCCCCAGCTGCAGCATGAAGGTGTCCGGCACCGCTTACGACTCCAGCGAATCCCTCATCAATGACTCCACGTCGGCCGTGACCAATAACTGGAAAATCGGCCTGGATATTCCGGTGAACCCTCAGGTCACGGTCGGCGTGGCCTTCGGAGGGTCCCACTCCAGAGCAGCCACCTACGCCATGAAGAAGTCAAAAGAGGACCTGTACACCTTCCTTCGCCACGCTGTCCACTGTGACTTCTACAC ATACAGACTGGCAACAAATCCTCCACTTAATCGCGAGTTTCTCGAGGCCGTCAAGTCCCTTCCTTCAGATTACTCAGACAAAACCATGCAGAAATACAGTCATCTGATTGACACATACGGCACGCATTACATCACGCAAGTGTTTCTGGGAGGGCAGATGAAGGCGATTACTTCCGTCAAGACTTGCCAGGCAACCATGAATCAACTGACGGAGACAGAGATCAAGGATTGTCTGGAAGTGGAGGCCTCGGGTGCGTACGCTGACAGTATCAGGGTGCGGATGATGTTTGCACACTGtcaggaaaagaagaagaagatgggcTCCGGCCAGAGCTTCAGAAGCATGTTCAACGACCGGACCACAGAGGTGATTGGCGGAAATATCAACGGAGCTGATCTCCTCTTCGAAGGGAAATCGAACCCCTACGCCTATTCTAGCTGGCTGGACTCACTGAAGATCACACCAGACGTGGTCCGCTACACACTGAAGCCCCTGCACATCATACTGAAGACAGATCATCCCGCCCGTGCCGGACTGAAGAAAGCGGTGGAGACGTACATTAAGAAGAACGcgctgaaaataaaatgctcaGAGCCCTGTAAGATCGGACACAGATCCAGCGTGAGGGACCGGTGTGCTTGTGTCTGCAACAGTAACCAGAACGTCAAGTCCAACTGCTGTCCTGCTGGGAAAGGCCTTGCAACATTAGAAGTGTTTGATCTCTCTGCAGAAGGTCTATACGGTGATTTCTGGACCAAGACAGATGGTTCAGTGTTGGTCAGCTATGGTAACCAGAAAAAGCGCACTGCCATTATAACGAACAACAATAATCCTAAATGGTCAGAGAGGTTTGAATTTGGACCCATCACCATTAACATGGCGACCACACTCATGTTCGTCGTTTACGATGAAGACAAATACTGGAACAGCGATCTCCTTGGCGAGTGCTCATTCGATCTGCACAGCGGGGAAGTGAGAGACAGCTGCATGTTTAAGCACGGGaccctcttcttctcctacAAAGTGACGTGTGCACCGAGCCTCGGTGGTGCGCAGTGCGGAGATTACATCCCCAGCCCCATGAGTCCCTCTCTGGCCGAGGTCTTCTACACCAGAAATGGAGTCCTTGCTGGAGGGAGCAGGCTGCAGCGGGCGAattcaaccagtcagtcaggtTGA